One Brachybacterium aquaticum genomic region harbors:
- a CDS encoding DUF4352 domain-containing protein: MSTPYGAPSGGYGQSGNGQGGYPSPPPAPPRKNRAPLFIALSCGCALLVAIVVLVAGAGLFVIGQDAEEPTRAPITTSSEDPASEDPATEDRATEAPTTGIPTSEPPSTDLDTDRPAENPTEPPESDAVSDGASSISVQIGPTSEDTTLETHDDVLESQNGKFVGVEVTITNNGTSDIGLSGENFLFYDEDGQSYTLRYGAFSTSGPQIAPGEEAVAELYADVPGDATLDRVSYTDEVGTGGQEVSFPVG, from the coding sequence ATGAGCACTCCTTACGGCGCACCGTCCGGCGGGTACGGGCAGAGCGGCAACGGCCAGGGCGGCTACCCGTCCCCGCCGCCCGCGCCTCCTCGGAAGAACCGGGCCCCGCTTTTCATAGCCCTGTCGTGCGGCTGCGCGCTGCTGGTCGCGATCGTGGTGCTCGTCGCGGGTGCCGGCCTGTTCGTCATCGGGCAGGACGCGGAGGAGCCCACCCGAGCCCCGATCACGACCTCGTCGGAGGACCCCGCGTCGGAGGACCCCGCGACTGAGGACCGCGCGACTGAGGCCCCGACCACGGGCATCCCCACCTCCGAGCCGCCGAGCACGGACCTGGACACCGATCGCCCGGCCGAGAATCCCACCGAGCCCCCAGAGTCGGACGCCGTCTCCGACGGCGCCTCGTCGATCTCCGTCCAGATCGGCCCGACGTCGGAGGACACCACGCTCGAGACGCACGACGACGTGCTGGAGAGCCAGAACGGGAAGTTCGTGGGCGTGGAGGTCACGATCACGAACAACGGCACGAGCGACATCGGCCTGTCCGGGGAGAACTTCCTCTTCTACGACGAGGACGGGCAGTCCTACACGCTGCGCTACGGGGCGTTCTCCACCTCAGGGCCGCAGATCGCGCCCGGCGAGGAGGCGGTCGCGGAGCTGTACGCGGACGTTCCCGGGGACGCGACGCTGGACCGCGTCAGCTACACCGACGAGGTCGGCACCGGTGGCCAGGAGGTCAGCTTCCCTGTCGGCTGA
- a CDS encoding DUF2306 domain-containing protein, with product MDAFTPVITLHALAALYVLLLGPVQILRRRRDLAHRVLGATWVAGIVVTCVTSFWIAPDGFSWLHGLSIWTLVCMVAALLGIRTGDVKVHRGFMIGSYLGTLAAFAFAALVPARLIARLLASEPVVALGTAAGVAVIVAILAVSVVRAAGERGSGTAAEDRTARVDRSVSRQGS from the coding sequence ATGGACGCCTTCACGCCCGTGATCACCCTCCACGCCCTCGCCGCGCTGTACGTGCTCCTCCTCGGCCCGGTGCAGATCCTGCGCCGCCGCCGCGACCTCGCCCACCGCGTCCTCGGCGCCACCTGGGTCGCCGGGATCGTGGTGACCTGCGTGACCAGCTTCTGGATCGCGCCCGACGGCTTCTCCTGGCTGCACGGCCTGTCGATCTGGACCCTGGTCTGCATGGTCGCGGCGCTGCTGGGCATCCGCACCGGCGACGTCAAGGTTCACCGCGGCTTCATGATCGGCTCCTACCTGGGCACCCTCGCCGCCTTCGCCTTCGCGGCCCTGGTGCCGGCGCGGCTGATCGCGCGTCTGCTCGCCTCCGAGCCGGTGGTCGCGCTCGGCACCGCCGCCGGGGTCGCGGTGATCGTCGCGATCCTCGCCGTGAGCGTGGTGCGCGCGGCGGGGGAGCGCGGGAGCGGGACCGCGGCAGAGGATCGTACCGCGCGGGTCGACCGGTCGGTCAGCCGACAGGGAAGCTGA
- a CDS encoding lamin tail domain-containing protein, translated as MRPSPLHLPACRAAVGRAAAVTGTLALALPLASTVIEPGALLVLDHENTVDGGFDVGLVGADTVRLYAADGTTLIDELAWTEHAPATYIVVDGQIVASAEPTKGAPNSGPYVAPEVPGDHPDADAIDVTEVFSDGDDWVEVTNVSDREVDLSGWYLLDEKDIPNEVPAYVPDGTVLAPGESYVFTGMPYGLGRGDSARIFTPDGVLADGTTWPAGEHATPSWQRGTDGTFSMSRVATPGAPNALGDVPINETNSSGDDFVELKNLGDAPVDVSGYRVLDAEDDHVYVIPGGTVIAPGALLLITGDQLGYGLGDEGMVRLQDPSGALLGQLSWTAHVTRSFALCADGYLPSGAATPGAENDCGEPEEIVGQQLPTDGNLTVNDEADEWGEDLSGLDLQILEDGTQVLWGVNNDAGQISRLVQDETGIWQQSEGWPTGGKHTRFADGTGTPDGEGISFGLDGRVYVSAERDNDNSGVSRNTVLAFDPAAEGDTLTVVAEWNLTSLLPATGANGGMEAVEIVPASAFAELGADVPAAEAYAFVVLETTGDVYAVALQSGGEATLVATLASPLPGLMALDYDTASNTLWAFADEALEGRSVLYDLSAADPAAAPVVFERPDGMPANFANEGIALEPTDVCEDGVRQAWFSDDADTDGHALRGIGLIDENCDAAPAVPGGDEDDDEEEPAPSGNNRPDWAGPEGKGPEWKGPEGKGNQGKGQGLANGNGPDSNSGSAPGQNSGKAPEWAGQKGKGANGN; from the coding sequence GTGCGCCCCAGCCCCCTCCACCTCCCCGCCTGTCGAGCCGCCGTCGGCCGCGCCGCCGCGGTCACCGGCACCCTTGCCCTCGCCCTGCCGCTGGCCAGCACCGTCATCGAGCCCGGTGCGCTGCTCGTGCTGGACCACGAGAACACCGTCGACGGCGGTTTCGACGTCGGCCTGGTCGGTGCGGACACCGTGCGCCTGTACGCCGCGGACGGCACCACCCTCATCGACGAGCTGGCCTGGACCGAGCACGCGCCCGCCACCTACATCGTCGTCGACGGGCAGATCGTCGCCTCCGCCGAGCCGACCAAGGGCGCCCCGAACTCCGGCCCCTACGTCGCCCCCGAGGTCCCGGGCGATCACCCCGATGCCGACGCCATCGACGTCACCGAGGTCTTCTCCGACGGCGACGACTGGGTCGAGGTCACCAACGTCTCCGATCGCGAGGTCGACCTCTCCGGCTGGTACCTGCTGGACGAGAAGGACATCCCCAACGAGGTCCCCGCCTACGTGCCCGACGGCACCGTCCTCGCCCCCGGCGAGAGCTACGTCTTCACCGGCATGCCCTACGGCCTCGGCCGCGGCGACTCCGCCCGCATCTTCACCCCCGACGGGGTTCTGGCCGACGGCACCACCTGGCCCGCCGGCGAGCATGCCACCCCCTCCTGGCAGCGCGGCACCGACGGCACCTTCTCCATGAGCCGCGTCGCCACCCCCGGCGCCCCCAACGCCCTCGGCGACGTGCCTATCAACGAGACCAACTCCTCAGGTGACGACTTCGTCGAGCTGAAGAACCTCGGCGACGCCCCGGTGGACGTCTCCGGCTACCGCGTCCTGGACGCCGAGGACGACCACGTCTACGTCATCCCCGGCGGCACCGTGATCGCGCCCGGCGCCCTGCTGCTGATCACCGGCGACCAGCTCGGCTACGGCCTCGGCGACGAGGGCATGGTCCGCCTGCAGGATCCCAGCGGCGCCCTGCTCGGCCAGCTCTCCTGGACAGCGCACGTCACCCGATCCTTCGCCCTGTGCGCCGACGGCTACCTCCCCTCCGGTGCCGCCACCCCGGGCGCCGAGAACGACTGCGGCGAGCCCGAGGAGATCGTCGGCCAGCAGCTGCCGACCGACGGGAACCTCACCGTCAACGACGAGGCCGACGAGTGGGGCGAGGACCTCTCCGGTCTCGACCTGCAGATCCTCGAGGACGGCACCCAGGTGCTGTGGGGCGTGAACAACGACGCCGGCCAGATCTCCCGCCTCGTCCAGGACGAGACCGGCATCTGGCAGCAGTCCGAGGGCTGGCCCACCGGCGGCAAGCACACCCGCTTCGCCGACGGCACCGGCACCCCCGACGGCGAGGGCATCTCCTTCGGCCTCGACGGCCGCGTCTACGTCTCCGCCGAGCGCGACAACGACAACTCCGGCGTCTCCCGCAACACGGTCCTCGCCTTCGACCCGGCCGCTGAGGGCGACACCCTCACCGTCGTCGCCGAGTGGAACCTGACCTCCCTGCTGCCCGCCACCGGCGCCAACGGCGGCATGGAGGCCGTGGAGATCGTCCCCGCCAGCGCCTTCGCGGAGCTCGGCGCCGACGTCCCCGCCGCCGAGGCATACGCCTTCGTGGTCCTGGAGACCACCGGCGACGTCTACGCCGTCGCCCTGCAGTCCGGCGGCGAGGCGACCCTCGTCGCGACCCTCGCCTCCCCGCTACCGGGCCTGATGGCGCTGGACTACGACACCGCCTCGAACACCCTGTGGGCCTTCGCCGACGAGGCGCTCGAGGGCCGCTCGGTCCTCTACGACCTCTCCGCCGCCGACCCGGCCGCGGCCCCAGTCGTCTTCGAGCGCCCCGACGGCATGCCCGCGAACTTCGCCAACGAGGGTATCGCCCTCGAGCCCACCGACGTCTGCGAGGACGGCGTGCGCCAGGCCTGGTTCTCCGACGACGCCGACACCGACGGCCACGCCCTGCGCGGCATCGGCCTGATCGACGAGAACTGCGACGCCGCCCCGGCCGTCCCGGGCGGTGACGAGGACGACGACGAGGAGGAGCCCGCGCCGAGCGGCAACAACCGTCCTGACTGGGCCGGCCCCGAGGGCAAGGGTCCGGAGTGGAAGGGTCCGGAGGGCAAGGGCAACCAGGGCAAGGGCCAGGGTCTCGCCAACGGCAACGGCCCCGACTCGAACAGCGGCAGCGCTCCGGGGCAGAACAGCGGCAAGGCCCCCGAATGGGCCGGCCAGAAGGGCAAGGGCGCGAACGGGAACTGA
- the hrpB gene encoding ATP-dependent helicase HrpB, which yields MAPSPASAAAPSPAPHRFDLDAVGAGLPVADAREELEQAARSGAMVVTAPPGTGKTTLVPPLVANVTGGLTLVTQPRRVAVRAAARRLASLDGSALGGPVGFTVRGQREVGPQTAVEMLTPGVLLRRLLADPSLPGVAAVVLDEVHERSLETDLLLGMLAEAGQLREDLLVGAMSATLDAAAVAEVLDGAAIVEVPSALHPLTIEHAPSPAPRLDARGVTREYLDHLARTAARAQREQGTDALVFLPGAREADEVVNRLQGLVSAGSDEVEVLALHGRLPAAQQDRATSGRRPGEPPRIVVSTALAESSLTVPGVHLVIDAGLSREVRRDRGRDMSGLVTVSASRAAIEQRAGRAARQGPGRAVRVFSEAELAGMPAQSPPEITAADLTDAALWLACWGTPRGEGLPLLTPPPAAEIRAAEQTLQALDLVDDEGRPTPAGTRVARLPIGVREARALLEGARRLPQNSTAARPAEIAAEVVAAVSDDHRPAGADLPRLLTDLRSGRVPGAERWRRERDRLTRLASGGTSRSGAPEEPGISATDPAEQAGAVLALARPERIARRVGEGSRSYLLASGTRAALPEGSGLLGVEWLAVWEVQRAEGRAADGTGAVVRAAAPLAEADALALGAGLLVDGRTAVLENGTVRARRRRALGAIELASTPVAATAEDTVPAVLAAVRRDALSALSWSEAATSLRARLALVHRELGAPWPAMDEAALLDGLETWLAPQLSARTTRLERIDLVAGLRSLLPWPEAAELDSLVPERLAVPSGSTARIDYPDPEDPSARPVVAVKLQELFGLAETPRLVRGRVPVLFHLLSPARRPLAVTDDLRSFWDGPYQEVRKEMRGRYPKHPWPEDPWTAPATARTTRAPQRR from the coding sequence ATGGCTCCCTCCCCCGCGTCCGCCGCTGCGCCGAGCCCTGCGCCGCATCGCTTCGACCTCGACGCCGTGGGGGCCGGTCTGCCCGTCGCCGACGCACGGGAGGAGCTGGAGCAGGCTGCGCGCAGCGGGGCGATGGTGGTCACCGCCCCGCCCGGCACCGGCAAGACCACCCTGGTCCCTCCGCTGGTCGCGAACGTCACGGGCGGCCTGACCCTGGTCACGCAGCCGCGCCGGGTCGCGGTGCGCGCCGCCGCGCGGCGCCTCGCCTCGCTCGACGGCAGCGCGCTCGGCGGGCCGGTCGGGTTCACGGTGCGGGGGCAGCGCGAGGTGGGCCCGCAGACGGCGGTCGAGATGCTCACCCCGGGTGTGCTGCTGCGACGCCTGCTGGCCGATCCGTCGCTGCCGGGGGTCGCCGCGGTCGTGCTCGACGAGGTGCACGAGCGGTCGCTGGAGACGGATCTGCTGCTGGGGATGCTCGCCGAGGCCGGGCAGCTGCGCGAGGACCTGCTGGTCGGGGCGATGTCCGCGACGCTCGACGCTGCGGCGGTCGCCGAGGTGCTGGACGGTGCGGCGATCGTCGAGGTCCCGAGCGCCCTGCACCCCCTCACGATCGAGCACGCCCCCTCCCCCGCGCCGCGCCTGGACGCCCGCGGCGTCACCCGCGAGTACCTCGACCATCTCGCCCGCACGGCCGCCCGGGCCCAGCGCGAGCAGGGCACCGACGCGCTCGTGTTCCTGCCCGGGGCGCGGGAGGCGGACGAGGTGGTGAATCGTCTGCAGGGACTGGTCAGCGCGGGGAGCGACGAGGTGGAGGTGCTGGCACTGCACGGCCGGCTCCCCGCCGCGCAGCAGGACCGCGCGACCAGCGGGCGCCGCCCCGGCGAGCCGCCCCGGATCGTGGTCTCCACGGCGCTCGCGGAGTCCTCCCTCACCGTCCCCGGCGTGCACCTGGTGATCGATGCGGGACTGTCCCGCGAGGTGCGGCGCGACCGCGGCCGGGACATGTCGGGCCTTGTCACCGTCAGCGCCTCCCGCGCCGCGATCGAGCAGCGCGCGGGCCGTGCCGCCCGTCAGGGCCCGGGCCGGGCGGTGCGGGTGTTCTCCGAGGCGGAGCTCGCGGGCATGCCGGCGCAGTCCCCGCCGGAGATCACGGCCGCGGACCTCACCGATGCGGCGCTGTGGTTGGCCTGCTGGGGCACGCCCCGCGGCGAGGGTCTGCCGCTGCTGACCCCGCCGCCTGCCGCGGAGATCCGCGCCGCCGAGCAGACCCTCCAGGCCCTGGATCTCGTGGACGACGAGGGCCGCCCCACCCCGGCCGGGACCCGGGTCGCGCGCCTGCCGATCGGGGTGCGCGAGGCGCGGGCCCTGCTCGAGGGCGCCCGCCGCCTGCCACAGAACAGCACCGCAGCTCGGCCTGCGGAGATCGCCGCGGAGGTGGTCGCCGCGGTCTCGGACGACCACCGCCCGGCAGGCGCCGACCTTCCGAGACTGCTCACCGACCTGCGGTCGGGCCGCGTCCCGGGAGCGGAGCGGTGGCGGCGCGAGCGGGACCGTCTCACCCGCCTCGCGTCGGGAGGGACGTCGAGGAGCGGGGCGCCCGAGGAGCCCGGGATCTCCGCGACCGACCCGGCCGAGCAGGCCGGGGCCGTACTCGCCCTCGCCCGGCCCGAGCGGATCGCGCGCCGGGTCGGCGAGGGGTCGCGCTCCTACCTGCTCGCTTCCGGCACGCGTGCCGCGCTGCCCGAGGGCAGCGGCCTGCTCGGCGTCGAGTGGCTCGCGGTGTGGGAGGTGCAGCGCGCGGAGGGGCGGGCGGCCGACGGGACCGGCGCGGTGGTGCGCGCCGCCGCCCCGCTCGCGGAGGCCGACGCCCTCGCTCTCGGTGCCGGGCTGCTAGTCGACGGGCGCACCGCCGTGCTCGAGAACGGCACGGTCAGGGCTCGGCGCCGCCGGGCGCTGGGCGCGATCGAGCTGGCCTCCACCCCGGTCGCCGCGACCGCGGAGGACACCGTCCCCGCGGTCCTCGCCGCGGTGCGCCGCGACGCGCTCAGCGCGCTGAGCTGGAGCGAGGCGGCAACCTCACTGCGGGCACGGCTTGCACTCGTGCATCGCGAACTCGGGGCACCGTGGCCGGCGATGGACGAGGCGGCACTGCTGGACGGGCTCGAGACGTGGCTCGCCCCGCAGCTCTCGGCACGCACCACGCGCCTGGAGCGGATCGACCTGGTCGCGGGGCTGCGCTCGCTGCTGCCATGGCCGGAGGCGGCGGAGCTGGACTCGCTCGTGCCTGAGCGGCTCGCGGTCCCCTCGGGGTCCACCGCCCGGATCGACTACCCCGATCCGGAGGACCCGTCGGCCCGGCCGGTGGTGGCGGTGAAGCTGCAGGAGCTGTTCGGGCTCGCCGAGACGCCGCGGCTCGTGCGCGGGCGAGTGCCGGTGCTGTTCCACCTGCTCTCCCCGGCCCGTCGGCCGCTCGCGGTCACCGACGACCTGCGCTCCTTCTGGGACGGTCCCTACCAGGAGGTGCGCAAGGAGATGCGCGGGCGGTACCCGAAGCATCCTTGGCCGGAGGATCCGTGGACGGCCCCGGCGACCGCCCGCACCACCCGCGCGCCGCAGCGCCGCTGA
- a CDS encoding GOLPH3/VPS74 family protein, which produces MTTHTIPGELFLLLTTDAGKQDSTAYRQQALAAAAIAELALRERIALTDERRPKVQVLSTQPTDLPVLDQALGALTELNGKNLQHVIGHRTMNLTEVIGQSLAAAGVVQRKDGWFTTSWPTHDDTAERALRARLAAALQDPRRASLQDGILLETLRAMRIAHRILKDDLPGLPRRELDQRIEALRIDHPAAAAVRRIMDDMTAVLAATTTTTTIMAAS; this is translated from the coding sequence ATGACGACGCACACGATCCCCGGAGAGCTGTTCCTGCTGCTGACCACCGACGCCGGCAAGCAGGACTCGACCGCCTACCGCCAGCAGGCCCTCGCCGCCGCCGCGATCGCCGAGCTCGCCCTGCGCGAGCGCATCGCGCTCACGGACGAGCGCCGCCCGAAGGTGCAGGTGCTGTCCACCCAGCCCACCGACCTGCCCGTGCTCGACCAGGCCCTCGGCGCGCTCACCGAGCTGAACGGCAAGAACCTCCAGCACGTCATCGGCCACCGCACCATGAACCTCACCGAGGTCATCGGGCAGAGCCTCGCCGCCGCCGGGGTCGTGCAGCGCAAGGACGGCTGGTTCACCACCTCCTGGCCCACCCACGACGACACCGCGGAGCGCGCGCTGCGCGCCCGCCTCGCCGCCGCCCTGCAGGACCCGCGCCGCGCCAGCCTGCAGGACGGGATCCTGCTGGAGACCCTGCGGGCCATGCGCATCGCCCACCGCATCCTGAAGGACGACCTGCCCGGCCTCCCGCGCCGCGAGCTCGATCAGCGTATCGAGGCGCTGCGCATCGACCACCCGGCCGCCGCCGCGGTGCGCCGGATCATGGACGACATGACCGCGGTGCTCGCCGCCACCACGACCACCACGACCATCATGGCCGCCAGCTGA
- a CDS encoding DUF3817 domain-containing protein, whose protein sequence is MRLFQTPSRLYRLLAFAEMVTWTLLLAGMFLKYVVGSTEALVRIGGSAHGFVFLSYVVATVLVAVDQRWSLGRLALGLGSAFVPYLTVPFERWAHRKGLLGDVWRLREEPGRTAPEKLVAWALRHPVLAVVIALVAVAVVFTVLLQLGPPTQWFS, encoded by the coding sequence ATGCGCCTGTTCCAGACCCCGTCCCGCCTCTACCGCCTACTGGCCTTCGCCGAGATGGTCACCTGGACCCTGCTGCTGGCGGGGATGTTCCTGAAGTATGTGGTGGGCTCCACCGAGGCGCTGGTGCGCATCGGCGGTTCGGCGCATGGCTTCGTGTTTCTCTCCTACGTGGTGGCGACGGTGCTGGTCGCGGTCGACCAGCGCTGGAGCCTCGGGCGCCTGGCGCTGGGCCTAGGCTCCGCCTTCGTCCCCTATCTCACCGTGCCCTTCGAGCGGTGGGCGCACCGCAAGGGCCTGCTCGGCGATGTGTGGCGGCTGCGCGAGGAGCCGGGCCGCACCGCACCGGAGAAGCTGGTGGCCTGGGCGCTGCGCCATCCGGTGCTCGCCGTGGTGATCGCCCTGGTCGCGGTCGCGGTGGTGTTCACCGTGCTGCTGCAGCTGGGCCCGCCTACGCAGTGGTTCTCCTGA
- the rlmC gene encoding 23S rRNA (uracil(747)-C(5))-methyltransferase RlmC, with amino-acid sequence MRCPHFDSGACRSCTLLDLPRPRQLREGTGRVEALLAPHLAPGVSWDAPILGPEAGFRARGKMAVGGTAQDPVLTLPGQSAGTDLCDCPLYPDGVEEVLDGVKALIRRAQVPPYDVARRRGEIKNVLVTASPDGEHLLRLVLRSEKALPRLREHLPRLLEAHPSIVSVSANIHPEHTTRVEGDTEIALAGTRRLAVRTGDVTLFSRPQSFLQTNTEVAAQLYRQGATWATELLTPSSEEQAPRVWDLYCGLGGFALHLARALPAAHVTGVEVSAQAIDGAREGAAHLSLANTTFLADDATAWAAREAERSGAPELVVVNPPRRGLGAELAGWLERSGVRDVLYSSCNPTTLATDLAAMPSLRITAGRYVDMFPHTEHAEVIVRLRRQDAAPHRGEEGTP; translated from the coding sequence GTGCGCTGCCCCCATTTCGACTCCGGTGCGTGCAGGTCCTGCACGCTGCTGGACCTGCCGCGTCCACGGCAGCTGCGCGAGGGCACCGGCCGCGTCGAGGCGCTGCTCGCCCCGCACCTGGCCCCCGGGGTGTCCTGGGACGCGCCGATCCTCGGCCCGGAGGCGGGCTTCCGCGCTCGCGGCAAGATGGCCGTCGGCGGCACCGCCCAGGACCCGGTCCTCACCCTGCCCGGCCAGAGCGCCGGCACCGACCTGTGCGACTGCCCGCTCTACCCGGACGGGGTCGAGGAGGTCCTGGACGGGGTGAAGGCCCTGATCCGTCGCGCCCAGGTCCCGCCCTATGACGTGGCCCGCCGCCGTGGCGAGATCAAGAACGTGCTGGTCACCGCCTCACCGGACGGGGAGCACCTGCTCCGCCTCGTGCTGCGCAGCGAGAAGGCCCTGCCCCGGCTCCGCGAGCACCTGCCGCGGCTGCTCGAGGCGCATCCCTCGATCGTGTCCGTCAGCGCGAACATCCACCCCGAGCACACCACCCGCGTCGAGGGCGACACCGAGATCGCCCTCGCCGGCACCAGACGCCTCGCCGTGCGCACCGGGGACGTCACGCTGTTCTCCCGCCCGCAGTCGTTCCTGCAGACCAACACCGAGGTCGCCGCGCAGCTGTACCGGCAGGGGGCGACCTGGGCGACGGAGCTGCTCACCCCGAGCAGCGAGGAGCAGGCGCCGCGCGTCTGGGACCTGTACTGCGGCCTGGGAGGCTTCGCCCTCCACCTCGCCCGCGCACTGCCCGCCGCGCACGTGACCGGCGTGGAGGTCTCCGCCCAGGCGATCGACGGGGCCCGCGAGGGCGCCGCGCACCTGAGTCTTGCGAACACGACCTTCCTCGCGGACGACGCGACCGCCTGGGCCGCGCGCGAGGCGGAGCGCTCCGGCGCCCCGGAACTGGTGGTCGTGAACCCGCCGCGTCGCGGACTGGGCGCGGAGCTGGCAGGCTGGCTCGAGCGCTCCGGGGTCCGCGACGTCCTCTACTCCTCCTGCAACCCCACCACCCTGGCGACCGATCTCGCCGCGATGCCGTCGCTGCGCATCACGGCCGGTCGCTACGTCGACATGTTCCCGCACACCGAGCACGCCGAGGTGATCGTGCGCCTGCGTCGTCAGGACGCCGCGCCCCACCGAGGCGAGGAAGGCACTCCATGA
- a CDS encoding SRPBCC domain-containing protein, protein MTTAPTQQLTAVTRTVAPAKRGNDVILSQTFDVAPEALWEALTTAERLARWFGRASGDVVPGGRYELPDMETHGTLKEVDPPRRALLTWEFGKSSSDLELRVEPATEETDAEEIGAEETDAEETDAFPATRSTLTLRHNVPADAHWATFGPAATGCSWDAALYGLTLHLEDAGADLLPRLSRFAGSSEGAEFTRATADAWYEAHVAAGADRKPARKASVRTAAFYLGEEIDLP, encoded by the coding sequence ATGACCACCGCCCCCACCCAGCAGCTGACCGCCGTCACCCGCACCGTCGCCCCCGCCAAGCGCGGCAACGACGTGATCCTCTCCCAGACCTTCGACGTCGCCCCCGAGGCGCTGTGGGAGGCGCTGACCACCGCCGAGCGCCTGGCCCGCTGGTTCGGCCGCGCGAGCGGCGACGTGGTCCCCGGTGGCCGCTACGAGCTGCCCGACATGGAGACCCACGGGACTCTGAAGGAGGTCGACCCGCCCCGTCGGGCGCTGCTGACCTGGGAGTTCGGCAAGAGCTCGAGCGACCTCGAGCTGCGCGTCGAGCCCGCGACCGAGGAGACCGACGCAGAGGAGATCGGCGCAGAGGAGACCGACGCCGAGGAGACCGACGCCTTCCCGGCGACCCGCAGCACCCTCACCCTGCGCCACAACGTCCCGGCCGACGCCCACTGGGCGACCTTCGGCCCCGCCGCGACCGGCTGCTCCTGGGATGCGGCGCTGTACGGCTTGACTCTGCACCTCGAGGACGCGGGCGCGGACCTGCTGCCGCGGCTGAGCCGGTTCGCCGGCTCCTCCGAGGGCGCCGAGTTCACGCGCGCCACGGCGGATGCCTGGTACGAGGCGCACGTCGCCGCGGGCGCCGACCGCAAGCCGGCCCGCAAGGCATCGGTGCGCACCGCCGCCTTCTACCTCGGCGAGGAGATCGACCTGCCGTGA
- a CDS encoding asparaginase gives MTATVAVLSLGGTIFMSQDGEGDNARPDDGAAARLLATLAGDVQLLPETLANTSSSDVRPHHLAAVLDRARAVVDAGADGVVLTHGTDTLEESAFLLERYWDREAPLVVTGAMRPASDVGADGPANLRDAVRTVTAPSARGLGVLVVFDGHAHRADEVTKSSSRSVSAFSSAPTGPLGIVEAHDLHLLQAPRPRVAQIGGTLPDRFPPVPLLIAGLDEDLELLDHVPSAQLAGLLIAGVGMGHVSPAAMPRLRALLEAGTPVVVATRIPSGGTSTHHYAYPGSEVDLLEAGATMAGLLPPQKARLLLQTHLGAARESGAEVTTEGVRELFAPFAS, from the coding sequence GTGACCGCGACCGTGGCGGTGCTGTCCCTCGGCGGCACCATCTTCATGTCCCAGGACGGCGAGGGCGACAACGCCCGACCCGACGACGGCGCCGCCGCCCGGCTGCTGGCGACCCTCGCGGGCGATGTGCAGCTGCTGCCCGAGACGCTCGCGAACACGTCCTCCTCCGACGTGCGCCCCCACCACCTCGCCGCGGTCCTGGACCGGGCGCGCGCCGTGGTGGACGCCGGGGCCGACGGGGTGGTCCTCACCCACGGCACCGACACCCTGGAGGAGTCCGCGTTCCTGCTCGAGCGGTACTGGGACCGCGAGGCGCCGCTCGTGGTCACCGGGGCGATGCGCCCGGCCAGCGATGTGGGGGCCGACGGGCCGGCGAACCTGCGCGACGCGGTGCGGACGGTCACCGCGCCGTCGGCCCGGGGCCTCGGTGTGCTCGTGGTGTTCGACGGGCATGCGCATCGGGCCGACGAGGTCACCAAGTCCTCGTCCCGCTCCGTCTCGGCCTTCTCCTCCGCGCCGACGGGGCCGCTCGGGATCGTCGAGGCGCACGACCTGCACCTGCTGCAGGCCCCGCGACCCCGCGTCGCGCAGATCGGCGGGACGCTCCCGGACCGCTTCCCGCCGGTGCCGCTGCTGATCGCGGGCCTGGACGAGGACCTGGAGCTGCTGGACCACGTCCCCTCCGCGCAGCTCGCGGGTCTCCTGATCGCCGGGGTGGGGATGGGGCACGTCTCCCCCGCCGCGATGCCGCGGCTGCGCGCCCTGCTGGAGGCGGGCACGCCCGTGGTGGTCGCGACCCGCATCCCCTCGGGCGGCACCTCCACCCACCACTACGCCTACCCGGGCTCGGAGGTGGACCTGCTGGAGGCCGGGGCGACCATGGCCGGGCTGCTGCCCCCGCAGAAGGCGCGGCTCCTGCTCCAGACGCACCTCGGCGCCGCCCGGGAGAGCGGCGCCGAGGTCACGACCGAGGGCGTGCGGGAGCTGTTCGCCCCCTTCGCCAGCTGA
- a CDS encoding VOC family protein, translating to MENLDTEPVVPALDLTVLDCPDALQLATFYAKLLGWRVEEGSDADWAELLPPGGRVSADEPGGQPSLAFQRIDDFQRPTWPTGSHPQQFHLDLSVTDIDAAEPRALALGATVHDHQPSASGSFRVYVDPAGHPFCFTQAV from the coding sequence ATGGAGAACCTCGACACCGAGCCCGTCGTCCCCGCCCTCGATCTCACCGTCCTCGACTGCCCCGACGCCCTCCAGCTGGCCACCTTCTACGCAAAGCTGCTGGGCTGGCGGGTCGAGGAGGGCAGCGACGCCGACTGGGCGGAGCTGCTCCCGCCCGGCGGCCGCGTCAGCGCCGACGAGCCGGGCGGCCAGCCCTCCCTCGCCTTCCAGCGCATCGACGACTTCCAGCGCCCCACCTGGCCCACCGGGTCGCACCCCCAGCAGTTCCACCTGGACCTCTCCGTCACCGACATCGACGCCGCCGAGCCGCGGGCCCTGGCCCTCGGCGCCACCGTGCACGACCACCAGCCCTCGGCGTCGGGCAGCTTCCGGGTCTACGTCGACCCCGCCGGCCACCCGTTCTGCTTCACGCAGGCCGTCTGA